The DNA sequence AGCCAGGACTGGGCCCGGCTCGAGCCTGCATTCGCCGTGGAAGATGCCGAGCTTCACATCGATATCGAGGACCTCTCCGGGCGTCTCAACCTCAATGCGTTGCTGGCCCAGGGCCAAATCGATCAGGTGACCCTCGGCCGTTGGGCGCGATTGCTGGCGTTGCTCGACTTACCGGAGTTGTCGTTTCCCCAGGTCGGGCCGGTGCAGGAGCTGAGTCAACTGCGCCTGTTGTCGGGCATGGACAGCCAGACCCTGCGACGCCTGGAGCCCTGGGTGATGGTGTTGCCCAAAGAGGCCCGGCTGAACATCAATACCGCACCGCTACTCTTGTTGATGACCCTGGACGGCATGGAGGACGGGCCGGCCAAGGCGCTGGTCAACCAGCGGCCCAACAAACCATACGCCAGTGTGCAGGCATTCACCGGCGACCCCTTGTTGTCCGGATTGGGCCTCAGCAGTCATGGCCTGGGCGTGAGCAGCCGCTGGTTTCGCATCAGTGTGAGGGTGGCTCGCGCGGGCAGTCGTCTGCGCCTGGCCTCGGATATTGAGTTCGACCCTGTTACCGGACGCTGGACTGTTCGTCAGCGTCGTTTTTTACCGATCAGCCCCAGTGAGCGCCCTTGATGAAAACCTGGCTTTACCTGACGGCCGAAGGCTTGGCTGCCCCCGGCGCCAATTGGCCGTGTTGTGTGTGGTCGCCAACGGGCGAACGACGCGGCCTGCCGTTGCATGAAGCCGCCCATGCGTTGAGCGGGCGAGCCGTCACCGTGCTGTTGCCGATGGAAATGTGCAGCTGGTTTCGCAGCGATCCCTGGCCCTCGCGACGCCAGCCCCGACCCCAGGCCCTCGCATTCGCCATCGAAGAGCAACTGAGTGAGAACCTGGAGGTATTGCACATCGGTATCGGCGTTCGGGACCGCCAGCATCGCTATCCGATGATGGTCGTTGAGCGAACCAGGTTCCAGGCGTTGCTGGCGCTGCTCGCCGAGCAAGGCATTGATGCACGTGCGATGCATGTCGATGCCGATCTGGTGCCCGACGACAATGCTTTTGGCGTGCGCTGGTTCGGTCGCTGGCTGTTGGGCGGCGCGTTGTCGGCGCGGGTGTCGTTGTCGGCCCGGGGCTTGGCAACGCTCAAGCCTGGCTTGCCTGAAGACATGCACTGGTTGGACGAGGAGCGTGATCGCCAAGGCATCGATGAGTGGCTGTTGAGCGCTGGCGGACATCCCATCGACCTGTTGCAGGGGGAATTCCGTCGACGCCGCCAGCCTTTGCCATGGCGCGGCGCGGCGGCGGTTGCGTTGGGGGTGTTGCTGCTCACCTGGGCTTTCAGCGAAGCCCGTGTGCGCTTTCTTGAAAACGAAACCCGGCGTTTGTATGCCCAAAGCGAGCAGCGATTCAGGTCGCTGTATCCCGAGCAAAGCAGGATCGTCGACCTGTCGGCGCAATTCCAGGCGTTGCAGAGTCGGCGCGGGCAGGGCCGGGATACCCAGGTCGCTCGTCTGGCGCGCCTGACGGAGCAGGTCATTGGCGCCAGCAACGTCGAGGTGCAGCGCATCGATTTTCGTGAAAACGAAGGCTGGAAGATCCAGCTGACGGCCAACAGTTTCGTCGAGCTTGAACAACTGCGTGAGCGCGGGCAACAGAACGGACTGCCTGTCACCCTGGGCAGCGCCAGCAAACAGAACAATCGAGTGCAGGCCACTCTCACGCTGGAGAACGGTTGATGAATATCCATGGATGGCAGGGTCTGAAACGCGCCTGGGAAAAAAAGTCAGGCCGTGAGCAAGGGCTGTTGCTGGGGCTGGCCGGGCTGGTGCTGGTGATCGTGGGTTACCTCTCGATCTGGCAACCTACCCGGCAACGGCTTGAGGTCGCCGAGCGACAGTATCGCCAACAGGCCGAACTGAGCGCGCGGATCCAGCGTGCCGAGCCCGGTCGCGACACGGGTGTTGCTACGCGCCCCTTGTCGGTGCAGGTCAACG is a window from the Pseudomonas brassicacearum genome containing:
- a CDS encoding type II secretion system protein GspK gives rise to the protein MKRQRGVALISVLLVLSLALLLTGGMLRSHRLLLQSSAQQLQQVQLRQLGLAGEAWALGVLEGSAITPSGPVDLSQDWARLEPAFAVEDAELHIDIEDLSGRLNLNALLAQGQIDQVTLGRWARLLALLDLPELSFPQVGPVQELSQLRLLSGMDSQTLRRLEPWVMVLPKEARLNINTAPLLLLMTLDGMEDGPAKALVNQRPNKPYASVQAFTGDPLLSGLGLSSHGLGVSSRWFRISVRVARAGSRLRLASDIEFDPVTGRWTVRQRRFLPISPSERP
- the gspL gene encoding type II secretion system protein GspL; the protein is MKTWLYLTAEGLAAPGANWPCCVWSPTGERRGLPLHEAAHALSGRAVTVLLPMEMCSWFRSDPWPSRRQPRPQALAFAIEEQLSENLEVLHIGIGVRDRQHRYPMMVVERTRFQALLALLAEQGIDARAMHVDADLVPDDNAFGVRWFGRWLLGGALSARVSLSARGLATLKPGLPEDMHWLDEERDRQGIDEWLLSAGGHPIDLLQGEFRRRRQPLPWRGAAAVALGVLLLTWAFSEARVRFLENETRRLYAQSEQRFRSLYPEQSRIVDLSAQFQALQSRRGQGRDTQVARLARLTEQVIGASNVEVQRIDFRENEGWKIQLTANSFVELEQLRERGQQNGLPVTLGSASKQNNRVQATLTLENG
- the gspM gene encoding type II secretion system protein GspM: MNIHGWQGLKRAWEKKSGREQGLLLGLAGLVLVIVGYLSIWQPTRQRLEVAERQYRQQAELSARIQRAEPGRDTGVATRPLSVQVNDSATVAGLDITEMEVDGDSLRLLVSGDANPLLHWLEQHEREGAVLQSLTLEARNGLLDARVVLGRID